TCGAATTATTGAATTGAATTTCTGCAAACTCGCATCCTTCTCAGAAGAGATTAAAAGGTCGTTGTTGCCCCGATCTCGGAATCGAGATCGACTCCTGACGAATTTGCTTACCGATTGTTTCTCCGTCGCCTTCGCTTCTTCTCCCGGCGAAGATGAACGGCGGTCCCTCCGGTTTCCGTACGTATCGCAACCACCGTCCTCATTTCGCCTGATCAGTGTCTTCTCACACTcgcgatttttttttttttgtgtttcgaTTTTCTGAGTAATTGAACTTTTGTGGAGTTTGCAGATAATGCTCCGGTAACGAAAGCCTTCGTCATCACGAGCGCTCTGTTCACCGTGCTCTTCGGGATCCAGGGCCGTTCCTCCAAGCTCGGTTTGTCTTACCAGGTACTCGCTTTGATGTATTGTGAATTCCTCACTCGTTTTTAGGTTTTTGTATGGATTTTACTTTAGAATGATCAAAAGTGGACTAGGTTTAGCCAATGTAGTTCGTAAGCATTCATCTGTTCAATCTTGGAATCGTGCCATCAGCATTTATAAAGCTGTATGGTGCTCAAGTGTTTGAGGAGTTTGATAGCTTGCAATCTGATCATCTGTTTGTGTATGCCAGTGACCTAGCATCTGAAAAGATGTGTGATTCTAGCTTTCAAGTTTATGATGCACAGCTGTATTTTCTAGTTTCTATGAGAATCCGATATCTTCGAAGTACAATGTGGCTTtacaagcttttttttttaatttgcaggATATCTTTGAGAAGTTTCGGATATGGAAGCTAATCATGTCGAGTTTTGCCTTCTCCTCCACACCAGAATCGATGTTCGGGTTGTATTTGCTATACTACTTTCGAGTTTTTGAGAGACAGATTGGCTCAAATAAGTACTCGGTAAGTGGAGACTTGTTGCTAggctctctttttatttttttaggtaGAATTATATCCTAATATGCCTTTCGAAGTTTCACTTGTGTTTTTTGTTGCTTGCCAAAGTTACAAATAAATTGTCATTCCTGCTGCAGGTCTTTATCTTGTTCTCAGGGACTTTATCTCTTCTACTAGAGGTCACTTTGCTATCACTGCTTAAAGGTACCCTTCATTCTGTTTCAAGACAGCCTAAGTCTGCCTCTTTACTAGTTAGGATTTGCAACAACTCAGGGTACGATTAAGGATTGTGGTGCTCTGTATGAGAGCAGATGAATTATTTTAGATTAAGATACTGTGATGCTCATTATTGGTTTCAGTAATCAGTATTCAATCGTTTTATTTCTTCGCTCTATAACTATCATGAACATCTTTTACTGGATATTCACCTGTTCCATGATTTGGATTTATGCGTGTTTGGCGGGTCGCTTCTGCTTTGGATTTAATACATTTTGCAAAACTTCACTTCACTAAATATGATGTAccttgtatatatttattatggtAACTATGTGTTGTTTCTTATCGCAGATACCACAGAAAATTTACTGACCTCTGGACCATACGGCCTGATATTTGCTTCGTTTATACCCTTCTACTTGGACATCCCAGTTTCAACAAGGTTTCGTGTATTTGGTGTCAACTTCTCCGATAAGTCATTCATATACCTTGCAGGACTCCAGGTAAATAACAACACTATAGGTTTCAGTGTATGATTCTTGTTGTGTCCTTAGTCTTAGATGATAATCTTCtcgtttcttatttattttgtagCTTCTACTATCTTCTTGGAAAAGATCCATCTTTCCTGGAGTTTGCGGCATAATTGCTGGTTCCTTGTATCGTTTGAACATCCTCGGCATCCGAAAGGCCAAGGTTATACCTTTCTAATCTCTTCGTAGAAACAAACACTTCATTATTTATCTCTCTGTCTGTCTTAACCGTCAGCTTCGTTAAAATAGTTATCCAATGCCGCGAGTAACTTTTTCTGTGTGTGAATGCACCACAGTTCCCCGAGTTTGCTGCTTCGTTCTTTTCCCGGCTTTCTTTGCCGTCCTTTAGTAGCTCTTCTTCTCCAGCACCAAGCAGGAACATCGTTGGGACTATATCACCAAACACAGTTCGCCGAGCAGAGGCAAGGCTACTTTCTTTTCTCAGTAACATCTGTTTTGTTAGCCAACTCTTTAATGTTATCTCAAACTCCTCTTTGCTTACAGAGATCTCAGCCAGCACCGATGGCGTCAAGTGTGGAGCCATCTGAAGAAGCCATAGCTACATTGGTATCAATGGGTTTTGACAGAAACGCAGCAAGACAGGCCCTCGTGCACGCCAGAAATGATGTCAACGCCGCCACAAACATCCTTCTTGAAGCACAATCTCACTAATTCAAAAGGAGTCTTTCTCTGAATGGGAAGGGGAGTTCCTTTATTGCTCTTGGACCAACCTTGGAGCCAACATGTCTCACTGTATATGATCAGACTAAAGACCTTACCAACTTTCTCTCTTTCCATTTCTAGTTTAGGCTGAGTTGCATAGGTTATGTAGCACAGATTGGCGGgttaagaaaaacaaagaacttTTATCTATTTGAAACTTCGAAAACATTACAATCTTATTACATTTGTTCTCACAGAACACATTCTATACAATAACCACCTGGAAACAGCAGTGAGTGTTTGTGCAGAACGCACTTTAGCTTGCTGCTTCTTTcctttcatccatggtatacaCTGGTGTCTCCCAGTTCTTGTTCTTTTTGGGATCATCAGTCAAGGTGAGATCCGTTTCATACTCTCTAAACGTTTTGAAGTATGTTCTGGCTCCCATCATTACCAGTCTCTCCACCATGAACAACTGGTAATTATTCTTGATTATAGGATCAAGAATCTCGCTAAAATTTGACGAGTAAGCCAGTTTGTACCTGCAGTATAAGCACCCACAAGTGAGTGTTAATGTTCGTTCTACCCATTTGAAATCAGAACATCTAAGAACTGAGTATCTTTACCTGACGGCGAGAGGAGAGAAGAATCCAGGAGTTCTCTCATTAGAACCGATATAAAGAGTCCTCCCTGGTGGAATCAGCTTCTCTATCCTGTGGAGGATAAACTCCGGTCGTGTATCTCTGTCTAGATGAGGAAACTGAATCCTTTCAACTCCAAACCTGTCTTTCCTTGTTTTCAGTTTGTCTCCACGGCGAACATGGATGGCATCATAATCACCAAGTTCTGCTTTTATCTGTAACAACACAAGTTACCTATTCAACCTTAAAGGCTTCCACCCCAAGATATAGAGTAGTGAGCCACAATACCTTTTCTGCGGCGTCTCTCAGGTTTGCAGCTGCCATGTTAGGGAGAAATGAATAAGGAAGCATGACGGCGCTACGATTGCCTCTATCTTTGCACTCAACGAACCTATATCAACAATCTCAACAAGAGTTAAAAAGGGACTATAAAATAGCATCAAGCAGCTTAATCATTGATTACTACCATGCAAGAGGACTTGCGGTTCGGTTAATGATCAAAAGATTCGAGTAGTGACTCTCTGTTAGCCTATGGCGACTAACTCCATAAACATGCGCAATCCCTCTTTCTTCCAGCTTCATACTTGTGGCTAGAACAAGATGCCATGTTTTAGAGTCGTCCAATATCACAGGTATCTTCTCAGATATGAGATCAATATCATACAAGGAGTCCATTGCACAAGAGCTCCCTACCCAACTAAGAAAAATCCAAATGTGACATTTCCATTTAAAGATACAAatactaaaaaatgaaaatgcaaTCAGAGAACTAACCCTTCCTCTGTAGTTTTGTTATCCGATCGATTCAGTATACCTTTCTTATTATGTATTGGATTGATGCACATTCCAGAAGGCATTACAAAGGTCCTGCAacacagacaaaaaaaaatagtatgaaAAGATTCTATAAAAGCATTACAAAGATCATATTGAATTACCTGTTAAGAAACATGGCTTCTTCAAGTGCACACCTAAGGCTAGATTCTTGATGACCCAAGCCTGCACAAGTTTCACAGTTTTTGCCAGGACAATCGATTCTGTTTCCCCAATACAGGTACTTCTCTGAAAGCGTGTGCTCTCTCTTTCCCCGAGGAGATCTCACGAAATAATCTATTAGAGTTTGTTGATACCGTAAACCCAGTTTTCCGGTAGAGATCACCgaggagaggaggaggagacatGCGAAGATAACAATGCATAACAGAACAAGACGCTGAGATCTAGAAGTGGGTTTTGTCCTCTGAGGTTTGCTCATCGTCGCCATGTTAAGTGTTCAAGAGTGAAGAAGAGATGGCTCAGATAATGCTTTCCGGGTTTGCCGGCCATTAAAAGACCGCCCTCGAGCTCTCGACACGTAAAGTTTGCCGCACAACAACGCCTGAGCGAACCGGTTTATCATACCAAACCGAACTGAATTAAGAACAGTCGGGTTTCAGCAATAAACTTGGTTTCACTCGATGATCCATCTAATTAGTGGTAAGCTTCTGCATTCCATGTCCTTTCTCTTTCGTGTAATATCATGTCTGAACCATTACATCCTTCCTAATATCCAAGTATCTTATGTCGAATTGGAGACATGCTCCTACTGAGACATTGTAGAATTACATTATATGTAGGGAAAGCTCTGGGGAAGTGCTTGTAGACATGCTCCTACGTTCTTTTACATTGGCGGTTCTCAAATCTCAAGCAATGTATGTATTCAACTTCTCATACAATGCTTTACTAGAATTAATAAGAAACCCACGAAACTAGACGAAGTTACACAActtgcaaaacaaaacaaaagcaaGAGTTCAGACGCAAAGCATAAAAGGGATATAGCATTGGTCTTAAACAACCAGAAAACAGAACAGAGTCCCATGAATAAAAATTTAAGAACATACataaagtaaaaataagaaTTACATATAGTAAGAGAGAGAggcaaaccaaaaccaaaaccacatCACTTAGCCATCATGACCTTGACAAACTCGTCATAGTTAATCTGACCATCACCATCAACATCAGCTTCCTTGATCATCTCATCAACCTCTTCATCCGTGAGCTTCTCGCCTAAGTTTGTCATCACATGACGGAGCTCAGCAGCCGAGATGAAACCGTTCTGGTCCTTGTCGAAAACCCGGAACGCTTCCTTGAGCTCTTCCTCGGAGTCGGTGTCCTTCATCTTACGAGCCATGAGGTTCAAGAACTCGGGGAAATCAATGGTGCCGTTACCGTCAGCGTCAACTTCATTGATCATGTCTTGGAGCTCGGCTTCGGTTGGGTTCTGTCCGAGAGAACGCATCACAGTTCCCAGCTCCTTGGTGGTAATGCAACCTGCAAGCCAACCAAATGATTTACTAccgaattaaaataaaaaatattcagtttttctgaaaacgacgtcgtctcTCTATCAAGTTAGATCCGAagattctctttcttttttttttttttttttttgatacaaCAGGCCGCCGATCAAAACCAAATCGATCACTAAGTTCATAGCAGATTCAAAATCCATCATCAAAACTTCAATTCACCAACACGATTGAATCCAGAAACAGAACGAGAATCAAAAGGAACAACCTAGAGATTCACGAATCGCAGATCCGTAACATCTACATCGATATAAGACCAATAACCAAATCAGCTGAAGCCAGATGATCGATCACATGTTTACCAAAATCCTATGCGTTCACGAGAACGTACCGTCACCATCTTTGTCGAATAAGCTGAAGGCTTCCTTGAACTCGGAGATCTGATCGTCGGTGAGCTGATCCGCCATTGTTGATTTTCTCTTCGTTAACTTTTAGAtttctttttgtgtgtgttttaatcTCAAAATGGAGAatcgaggaggaggaggaggaggaagaagaagagagtcgCAGCGAGAAAACGAGAGAGAAACCGTATTTATCGGATAACTTTAGCTATTAAACGACTTTTACTCCGACCCGGGTGGGAGTCGGGTCTTATTTATTAACCCGTACCGGGCCTGAAATCACCATTACACTCTCGCTTTTTAGTAAATTTACGTTAGTGCCATTGACAATGATTTTCTTCGACGGAGAATCAAGCATGGCTGGAgtcattttatcatttaaatttgattCGAGCCATTTTTAGTTTTGTAACTATCCAAAAAACTTAGATATTTgcaaatttttgttttgttaagaaaaaaataaatcacaaatacaaataaataaaatttggatATCTGACCCGTTccgatattatatatatttcgaTTACATTTAGATCTTCGACAGAGAATTAAACATGGCTGTCTAGTCATTTAATCAGTTAAATTTGATTCGAGTCATTATTCGTTTTTAACTATCCAAAAAACTTAGATATCtgtaaatttttgttttgttaagaaaaaaataaatcacaaatgcaaaaaaaaattaaaaattggaTATTTCATCCGCTcgatagtatatatattttgattaaattagAATTTAAATGCATAATTTATATCATCATTATTCtaacatataatttaataaattataatcacattattacttataaaattactaaaaaaaacaattatgacGAATATAACcttttcttaagttttgtattatttttaactcaatttcaaatttacaaagtaattcattacttttaatttttattttatatatcatgtaaaaatacttttaagaataattttcttttcggtttttcaaaaaaaattgtattaagCAAAATGGACAAAATATTCGTAAGTATTTTTAGAAATCcatatttttttggatatcaGATTTCTCGGATATTTGTATCACTTCaaattaaatcaaactaaaaaattagatatcttTAACATACGaaacaaatcataaatactAATAGTTATGCTAGTATTTGCTTCGTGCACACCCGTACATATAAGACTATGTACAATTGGTTGTATTATTCAACACccacatttttacttttttacaaTCCACATCACcatattacattttttatttcatataatcattaacatttatttaatttttatgttatacaataatttgtttaaaattcaACATTCTACCAttatactaataaaaataaatattttcaattttaaaaatttaatcatgaatttaatttaataaagttgtgtttatttatataaataataatttattagtaaataatatcaatattataataaaaatatatgtatccaaattaaataaatcaagtCTTTATTTATAGATCATaatgaattttgatataaaaaaattaaaaaaaattcctacAAAATAAGTCACTTGAAACAAATAGGGTGAATAAAAATCTAAGTTATTATAACAACCAATTAAAATTTAACAGTtatgtcatttttatttgtttggttcAAGTCTTCCTTGTGAACCCTGTATATTTAACTAGTTGTATAAATTCAACTGAAATTAATCCACGTTTTTTTTACCTTATTTCAACACCATCACTGTAAACTCAATAGTTAGCTATCAACAGTTAGCGGTGAAAACTGACATGAGTAAAGCTTACGATTGATTGGAGTGGGGCTTCATCCAACAGGTTTTTCGCCGACTAGGCTTCCATGAGAAGTGGACGAACTGGGTCATGCAGTGTGTGACGACAGTCTCTTACTCCTACTTAGTAAATGATTCCGCCTATGGAAATGTGGTTCCGCAGCGAGGGATCCGACAAGGCGATCCTCTATCTCCATATTTGTTCATTCTTTGTGGAGAAGTTCTCTCGGGTCTTTGCA
The window above is part of the Brassica napus cultivar Da-Ae chromosome C8, Da-Ae, whole genome shotgun sequence genome. Proteins encoded here:
- the LOC125575125 gene encoding rhomboid-like protein 20, with protein sequence MNGGPSGFHNAPVTKAFVITSALFTVLFGIQGRSSKLGLSYQDIFEKFRIWKLIMSSFAFSSTPESMFGLYLLYYFRVFERQIGSNKYSVFILFSGTLSLLLEVTLLSLLKDTTENLLTSGPYGLIFASFIPFYLDIPVSTRFRVFGVNFSDKSFIYLAGLQLLLSSWKRSIFPGVCGIIAGSLYRLNILGIRKAKFPEFAASFFSRLSLPSFSSSSSPAPSRNIVGTISPNTVRRAERSQPAPMASSVEPSEEAIATLVSMGFDRNAARQALVHARNDVNAATNILLEAQSH
- the LOC106368062 gene encoding uncharacterized protein LOC106368062, encoding MATMSKPQRTKPTSRSQRLVLLCIVIFACLLLLSSVISTGKLGLRYQQTLIDYFVRSPRGKREHTLSEKYLYWGNRIDCPGKNCETCAGLGHQESSLRCALEEAMFLNRTFVMPSGMCINPIHNKKGILNRSDNKTTEEGWVGSSCAMDSLYDIDLISEKIPVILDDSKTWHLVLATSMKLEERGIAHVYGVSRHRLTESHYSNLLIINRTASPLAWFVECKDRGNRSAVMLPYSFLPNMAAANLRDAAEKIKAELGDYDAIHVRRGDKLKTRKDRFGVERIQFPHLDRDTRPEFILHRIEKLIPPGRTLYIGSNERTPGFFSPLAVRYKLAYSSNFSEILDPIIKNNYQLFMVERLVMMGARTYFKTFREYETDLTLTDDPKKNKNWETPVYTMDERKEAAS
- the LOC125591148 gene encoding calmodulin-like — its product is MADQLTDDQISEFKEAFSLFDKDGDGCITTKELGTVMRSLGQNPTEAELQDMINEVDADGNGTIDFPEFLNLMARKMKDTDSEEELKEAFRVFDKDQNGFISAAELRHVMTNLGEKLTDEEVDEMIKEADVDGDGQINYDEFVKVMMAK